The Gimibacter soli genome includes a region encoding these proteins:
- the ispH gene encoding 4-hydroxy-3-methylbut-2-enyl diphosphate reductase: MSGHPSIRILLASPRGFCAGVDRAIKIVELAIQKFGAPVYVRHEIVHNRYVVEGLEAQGAVFVDELHEVPEGLPVVFSAHGVPKSVPAEAEKREMIYVDATCPLVSKVHREVERHDGLGRHILMIGHAGHPEVIGTMGQVAEGSMTLIETVEDVEKLEVTDPANLAFVTQTTLSVDDTSDIVAALQAKYPEITTPKKEDICYATTNRQVAVKELAKETDRVIVIGAPNSSNSRRLVEVSEKAGCPARLIQRAADLDWDWLEGVTALGITAGASAPEVLVTELIDAIRTRYDAKVELVTTAEENVVFKVPPILKDVA, translated from the coding sequence ATGAGCGGACATCCGTCCATCCGTATCCTTCTCGCCTCGCCGCGCGGCTTCTGCGCCGGCGTGGACCGCGCGATCAAGATTGTCGAACTGGCGATCCAGAAGTTCGGCGCGCCCGTCTATGTGCGCCACGAAATCGTGCATAACCGCTATGTGGTCGAAGGCCTTGAGGCGCAGGGCGCCGTGTTCGTGGACGAACTTCACGAAGTGCCCGAAGGCCTGCCGGTCGTCTTCTCCGCCCACGGCGTACCGAAATCGGTGCCCGCCGAGGCCGAAAAGCGCGAGATGATCTATGTGGATGCCACCTGCCCGCTCGTCTCCAAGGTCCACCGTGAGGTGGAACGCCACGACGGGCTAGGCCGCCATATCCTGATGATCGGCCATGCCGGCCACCCCGAGGTGATCGGCACCATGGGCCAGGTCGCCGAGGGTTCCATGACGCTGATCGAAACCGTTGAAGACGTTGAAAAGCTTGAGGTCACGGACCCCGCCAACCTCGCTTTCGTCACCCAGACCACGCTTTCGGTGGACGACACCTCGGATATCGTCGCGGCCCTGCAGGCCAAGTACCCCGAGATCACCACACCGAAGAAGGAAGACATCTGCTACGCCACCACCAACCGGCAGGTTGCCGTGAAGGAACTGGCGAAGGAGACCGACCGGGTGATCGTGATTGGTGCCCCCAACAGCTCCAACAGCCGCCGGCTTGTGGAAGTGAGCGAAAAGGCAGGCTGCCCGGCCCGCCTTATCCAGCGCGCGGCAGACCTCGACTGGGACTGGCTTGAAGGCGTTACCGCGCTCGGCATCACGGCAGGCGCCAGCGCGCCTGAAGTGCTGGTCACTGAACTGATTGACGCCATCCGCACGCGTTATGACGCGAAGGTGGAACTGGTGACGACGGCGGAAGAAAACGTGGTCTTCAAGGTGCCGCCGATCCTGAAGGATGTTGCCTGA
- the thrB gene encoding homoserine kinase, giving the protein MAVYTQVDDQTLAEFLSQYDVGEPTSFKGIAEGVENSNYLLETTKARFILTLYEKRANPADLPYFLALMEHIAKAGLPAPLPVHDKAGNALKTLKGRPACLISFLTGVSVNDTGPEQCAALGAALAGMHKATADFDQTRPNDLSLAGWHTLAGKIGDRADEIEPGLTALIREELAYLDAHWPAEGSLPAGTIHADLFPDNVLMLGGKVTGLIDFYFSCTDFLAYDIAVCLNSWCFDDAHAFVPVRAKRMMENYDILRPLTATETKALPILARGSALRFMLTRAYDWLNPVPGAVVRPKDPRDYLLRLKFHRTVSDAAQYVV; this is encoded by the coding sequence ATGGCGGTCTATACGCAGGTCGACGACCAGACCCTTGCCGAGTTCCTGAGCCAGTATGACGTGGGCGAGCCGACGAGCTTCAAGGGCATCGCCGAGGGCGTGGAAAACTCCAATTACTTGCTGGAGACCACCAAGGCACGCTTCATCCTGACGCTTTATGAAAAGCGCGCCAACCCGGCAGACCTGCCCTATTTCCTCGCCCTGATGGAACATATCGCCAAGGCCGGCCTGCCCGCCCCGCTGCCGGTGCATGACAAGGCCGGCAATGCGCTGAAAACCCTGAAGGGCCGCCCGGCCTGCCTGATCAGCTTCCTGACTGGCGTGAGTGTGAATGACACAGGACCGGAGCAGTGTGCTGCGCTTGGCGCTGCCCTCGCCGGCATGCACAAGGCAACGGCGGATTTCGACCAGACCCGCCCGAATGACCTGTCGCTCGCCGGCTGGCATACGCTCGCAGGCAAGATCGGCGACCGCGCCGACGAGATCGAGCCGGGGCTCACCGCCCTCATCCGCGAGGAACTGGCGTACCTGGATGCCCACTGGCCCGCAGAAGGCAGCCTGCCAGCCGGCACCATCCATGCGGACCTCTTCCCCGATAACGTGCTGATGCTGGGTGGCAAGGTCACGGGGCTGATCGACTTCTATTTCAGCTGCACCGATTTCCTCGCCTACGATATCGCCGTGTGCCTGAACAGCTGGTGCTTTGACGATGCCCACGCCTTCGTGCCCGTGCGCGCCAAGCGGATGATGGAAAATTACGATATCCTCCGCCCGCTGACCGCCACCGAAACAAAGGCCCTGCCGATCCTCGCACGTGGCTCGGCGCTGCGTTTCATGCTGACCCGCGCCTATGACTGGCTGAACCCGGTGCCCGGTGCTGTGGTCCGCCCCAAGGACCCGCGCGACTATCTGCTGCGCCTGAAGTTCCACCGCACCGTATCGGACGCCGCCCAGTATGTCGTCTGA
- the rnhA gene encoding ribonuclease HI: MSSERTVVIYTDGACSGNPGPGGWGAVLEWNGHEKELSGGAFETTNNRMELTAAIEALNALTRPCKVTLHTDSTYVKDGITKWIHGWQSRGWKTADKKPVKNADLWQALLDAENPHTIEWKWVKGHAGHDGNERADELARMGMEPYKP; this comes from the coding sequence ATGTCGTCTGAACGCACGGTGGTGATCTATACGGACGGCGCCTGTTCCGGCAACCCCGGCCCCGGCGGCTGGGGCGCGGTGCTGGAATGGAACGGGCACGAGAAGGAACTTTCGGGCGGTGCGTTCGAGACCACCAACAACCGGATGGAGCTGACCGCCGCCATCGAGGCGCTGAATGCCCTCACCCGCCCCTGCAAGGTGACCCTGCACACCGACAGCACCTATGTGAAGGACGGCATCACCAAATGGATCCACGGCTGGCAGTCGCGCGGCTGGAAAACCGCCGACAAGAAGCCCGTGAAGAATGCCGACCTGTGGCAGGCGCTCCTTGATGCTGAAAACCCCCACACGATCGAGTGGAAATGGGTGAAAGGTCACGCCGGCCACGACGGCAACGAACGCGCGGACGAGCTCGCCCGCATGGGCATGGAGCCCTACAAGCCATGA
- a CDS encoding HutD/Ves family protein — MIRHLGAADYRAMPWANGRGTTTELARENRPDGSLSWRLSVATVSEDGPFSPLPGIDRILTLISGEGFDLMIDGTRHALAPLAPLAFSGDAAVSAVGVKGPSLDFNVMVDRRDWQASVTLITSPHRFTVNGGDLAFLYMLDASTGGAAAGDLIVIQDEEVFTFMEGERALWVRVQRSIKPPSSKNRPS; from the coding sequence ATGATCCGCCATCTGGGTGCCGCCGATTATCGCGCGATGCCCTGGGCGAACGGGCGCGGCACCACGACCGAACTTGCCCGCGAGAATCGCCCGGACGGCAGCCTTTCGTGGCGCCTGTCGGTCGCGACCGTATCCGAAGACGGCCCCTTCTCGCCGCTGCCCGGGATCGACCGCATCCTGACGCTGATCTCCGGCGAAGGCTTTGACCTGATGATCGACGGCACCCGCCACGCCCTCGCCCCGCTCGCCCCACTCGCCTTTTCAGGCGACGCAGCCGTGAGTGCAGTGGGCGTGAAAGGCCCGAGCCTTGATTTCAACGTGATGGTGGACCGCCGCGACTGGCAGGCAAGCGTGACCCTGATCACCTCGCCGCATCGCTTCACAGTAAATGGTGGCGACCTCGCCTTCCTTTACATGCTCGATGCCAGCACCGGCGGAGCCGCAGCGGGTGACCTGATCGTCATTCAGGATGAGGAAGTGTTTACGTTTATGGAAGGGGAACGGGCGTTGTGGGTGCGCGTCCAGAGAAGCATAAAGCCCCCATCATCCAAAAATAGACCTTCATAA
- a CDS encoding RipA family octameric membrane protein, whose protein sequence is MRGEASKFFASIRQSHGIHVQPCFLKRSYGKKWKAQAESLIDSAEVVIIYDAEACAESENTRWELEKALELGKPVVELSRDDIGSRKLGALKSAYDFQSEFDQCFVVDNENKQQLMELYRIMVESSETLIGRRQITNGFFITVIGALISGSGFVIKEGILNEGSTIFLIFPFFIGILMCKSWRSLIENYGKLNAGKFKVIHKIERQFDAQIYAAEWISLGKGFRKEKYQSFTNTEENVPNYFLYLLYLMLIFVAFSADWLLMVKTLLGLFF, encoded by the coding sequence ATGCGTGGTGAAGCGTCGAAGTTCTTCGCATCTATTCGCCAATCTCACGGTATTCATGTTCAGCCGTGCTTCCTGAAAAGATCATACGGCAAGAAATGGAAAGCTCAGGCTGAAAGCCTGATCGATTCTGCTGAGGTAGTCATTATTTACGATGCCGAGGCATGTGCTGAGTCGGAAAACACGCGGTGGGAGTTGGAAAAGGCGTTAGAGCTTGGAAAGCCAGTTGTTGAACTGTCCCGCGACGATATTGGTTCCCGCAAGCTTGGGGCCCTGAAATCAGCATATGACTTTCAAAGCGAATTTGATCAGTGTTTCGTGGTGGACAACGAAAATAAACAGCAGCTTATGGAGCTCTATAGGATTATGGTGGAGTCCTCTGAGACTCTTATTGGTAGAAGACAGATTACAAACGGATTCTTCATAACTGTTATTGGGGCCCTTATTTCTGGTTCCGGGTTTGTGATAAAGGAAGGAATTTTGAATGAAGGGAGTACTATATTCCTAATTTTTCCATTTTTTATAGGAATTTTGATGTGTAAGTCTTGGAGAAGTCTTATTGAAAACTACGGAAAACTCAATGCGGGTAAATTCAAGGTGATCCATAAGATCGAGCGTCAGTTTGATGCTCAAATATATGCTGCAGAGTGGATTTCTTTGGGAAAGGGATTCCGAAAAGAGAAGTATCAATCTTTTACAAACACAGAAGAAAACGTTCCAAACTATTTTTTGTATTTATTGTATTTGATGCTTATATTTGTGGCTTTCTCAGCTGACTGGCTTTTGATGGTTAAGACACTTCTTGGTCTGTTTTTTTGA
- a CDS encoding TIR domain-containing protein: MGKQRAFVSFDYENDEPAKVMFVGQSKHLESPFEFKDNSVRSHLDGDWEQKVRRRMENVDVVVILCGRKTHTADGVSAELEIARAAGKPYFLLAAYGDGKCTKPKSATSNDKLYRWTWDNLKALFAGKR; encoded by the coding sequence ATGGGCAAGCAAAGAGCATTTGTGAGTTTTGATTACGAGAATGACGAACCCGCGAAAGTTATGTTCGTAGGGCAGTCAAAGCATTTAGAAAGCCCATTCGAATTTAAAGATAACTCAGTTCGCAGCCATTTGGATGGGGATTGGGAGCAGAAGGTTAGAAGACGCATGGAAAATGTCGATGTGGTCGTCATTCTCTGTGGCAGAAAGACCCATACTGCTGATGGAGTGTCGGCCGAACTTGAAATTGCTCGGGCTGCTGGAAAGCCATACTTCCTACTAGCGGCTTATGGCGACGGCAAGTGTACCAAGCCGAAGTCAGCGACCAGCAATGACAAGCTTTATCGTTGGACATGGGACAATCTGAAAGCTCTATTTGCAGGTAAGCGATAA
- a CDS encoding M28 family metallopeptidase, with amino-acid sequence MKKHTLIAALSGCMLSLTACTAKVQEPAVTAFEAGRIKADMAFLADDMLEGRKVASEGHELAARYVAAAYARAGLKPVGDDGSYFQQVPFVKASLVRENTSVTLTANGKNETLTFADDYQMRGSSAHPKVDVAGDLVFAGFGVHAPTLGHDDLEGLDVKGKIVVLIADAPKGFHSEVRAYQRSNAVKGKELAKRGAVAMVTIRTPAENARFGYDRYLEFINDPSFDWVRPEGSGEAQGLPSLLLSPAMQKRLFAAAGVDLDPILAAVDAGTDKVAPVDLGLHLAIKAESKASDPVTSPNVLGLLEGSDPELAHEVVVMSAHLDHKGVKEDEGEGRKVYNGALDNAAGISTLLEVARVWKESGLRPRRSVLFAAVTAEEEGLQGSDYLAHFPPAGYQMVANVNLDMPILLFDFADVNALGGERSDLGPIVEAAVAKAGLALSPDPLPNEGRFTRSDQFRFVQRGVPAVALKVGISPAVDGADSAALTDTFMKNIYHKPSDTMDQPIHFDAAAKFARVNWLIANEIANRDMAPQWNAGDYFGGVFEKQD; translated from the coding sequence ATGAAGAAACACACCCTGATCGCGGCCCTTTCCGGCTGCATGCTCTCGCTTACTGCCTGCACCGCCAAGGTGCAGGAGCCGGCGGTAACGGCGTTCGAGGCCGGGCGCATCAAGGCCGACATGGCCTTTCTGGCCGATGACATGCTGGAAGGCCGCAAGGTGGCGTCCGAAGGGCACGAGCTCGCCGCGCGCTATGTGGCGGCAGCCTATGCCCGCGCCGGGCTGAAGCCGGTGGGCGATGATGGCAGCTATTTCCAGCAGGTGCCGTTTGTGAAGGCGTCGCTGGTGCGCGAAAACACGTCTGTCACGCTCACCGCCAACGGCAAGAATGAGACCCTTACTTTCGCGGACGATTACCAGATGCGCGGCAGCTCGGCCCATCCGAAGGTGGATGTGGCGGGTGACCTGGTGTTTGCTGGCTTCGGCGTGCATGCACCGACGCTTGGCCATGATGACCTTGAAGGGCTGGATGTGAAGGGCAAGATCGTTGTCCTGATCGCCGATGCGCCGAAGGGCTTCCACAGCGAGGTGCGCGCCTACCAGCGCTCCAACGCCGTGAAGGGCAAGGAGCTGGCCAAGCGCGGCGCGGTGGCGATGGTGACAATCCGCACGCCCGCCGAGAATGCCCGCTTCGGCTATGACCGCTATCTTGAATTCATCAACGACCCGAGCTTCGATTGGGTCCGCCCCGAAGGCAGCGGCGAGGCGCAAGGCCTGCCGAGCCTGCTTCTTTCCCCTGCCATGCAGAAACGCCTGTTTGCGGCTGCCGGTGTGGACCTTGACCCGATCCTTGCCGCAGTCGACGCGGGCACGGACAAGGTGGCGCCGGTTGACCTTGGCCTGCATCTCGCCATCAAGGCGGAAAGCAAGGCATCGGACCCGGTGACAAGCCCCAACGTGCTTGGTCTCCTTGAAGGCTCAGACCCCGAGCTCGCCCATGAGGTCGTCGTCATGTCGGCGCATCTGGACCATAAGGGCGTGAAGGAAGACGAAGGCGAGGGCCGCAAGGTCTATAACGGCGCGCTGGACAACGCCGCCGGTATCTCGACGCTTCTCGAGGTTGCCCGTGTGTGGAAGGAAAGCGGCTTGAGGCCGCGCCGGTCCGTGCTGTTTGCGGCAGTCACTGCCGAGGAGGAAGGCCTGCAGGGCTCCGATTATCTGGCGCATTTCCCGCCCGCCGGTTACCAGATGGTGGCGAACGTGAACCTTGATATGCCGATACTGCTGTTCGATTTCGCCGATGTGAATGCGCTCGGTGGTGAACGGTCGGACCTCGGCCCGATTGTCGAGGCCGCGGTTGCCAAGGCGGGGCTGGCCCTTAGTCCCGATCCGTTGCCGAACGAGGGCCGCTTCACCCGCAGCGACCAGTTCCGCTTCGTGCAGCGCGGCGTACCGGCGGTGGCCCTGAAGGTGGGGATATCCCCCGCCGTGGACGGTGCCGACAGTGCGGCGCTCACCGACACCTTTATGAAGAATATCTACCACAAGCCGTCGGACACGATGGACCAGCCGATCCATTTTGACGCCGCCGCCAAATTCGCCCGCGTCAACTGGCTGATCGCCAACGAAATCGCCAACCGCGACATGGCCCCGCAGTGGAACGCCGGGGACTATTTCGGAGGTGTGTTCGAGAAGCAGGACTAG
- a CDS encoding M28 family metallopeptidase — MKTKMAMMALMGGAMLLSACATTGNAKTASHEPLFSQDRIKADMAFLSDDLMEGRRTGTRGYALAAYYVKTQFELIGLKPAAADGTYFQQVPFRSAMIDDEASSLTLTMNGKAEKLAFGTDFLMAGEVKLPSMTATGDVVFAGYGVYSPEAGWDDLAGLDLNGKIVVVVSGAPKGLNSEIRAHLGSGRSKWKNLQARGATGVIFIRTPQEEQRRTFDKLKSAFMEKSFDWVGSAEDAKTAVVSALVSSDVATRMFADSGIDIAAVLKAADEGVDDMPTGALNAHVDLVRMSKLLDPVSSPNVLALIEGSDPKLKNEVVVLSGHLDHEGMKEGAEGEDHIYNGALDNSAGIATMLEVARAYMSNGIRPRRSILFAAVVAEEEGLLGSEYLAHFPPPVGELVANVNLDMPVLLYDFADLIAFGADRSTLGPITAAALAKADITLSPDPMPDEGIFTRSDHYRFVQKGVPAVMLATGFGLTADGVKGADVFVDFLKNTYHTPKDQMDLPIRFDTAAKFARVNWLILNEIANRDEKPEWNEGDFFGQTFAGTK, encoded by the coding sequence ATGAAAACAAAAATGGCAATGATGGCACTGATGGGCGGAGCGATGCTCCTGTCAGCCTGCGCCACCACGGGGAATGCGAAGACGGCGAGCCATGAGCCCCTCTTCAGCCAGGATCGTATCAAGGCCGATATGGCCTTCCTGTCGGACGACCTGATGGAAGGTCGCCGCACCGGCACGCGCGGTTATGCGCTCGCGGCCTATTATGTGAAAACCCAGTTCGAGCTGATCGGGCTGAAACCCGCCGCCGCCGACGGCACCTATTTCCAGCAGGTGCCGTTCCGCAGCGCGATGATCGATGACGAAGCCTCGTCGCTGACGCTGACGATGAACGGCAAGGCCGAGAAGCTCGCCTTTGGCACCGACTTCCTGATGGCTGGCGAAGTGAAACTGCCCTCGATGACCGCCACGGGTGATGTCGTTTTCGCGGGCTACGGGGTCTATTCGCCGGAGGCTGGCTGGGATGACCTTGCCGGGCTGGACCTCAATGGCAAAATCGTTGTTGTTGTCTCGGGCGCACCCAAGGGCCTGAACAGCGAGATCCGCGCCCATCTGGGCTCCGGTCGGTCCAAATGGAAGAACCTGCAGGCGCGCGGCGCCACCGGCGTGATCTTCATTCGCACCCCGCAGGAAGAACAGCGCCGCACGTTCGACAAGCTGAAAAGCGCCTTCATGGAAAAGTCGTTCGATTGGGTCGGCAGCGCTGAGGACGCGAAAACCGCGGTCGTTTCCGCCCTTGTCTCGTCGGACGTCGCGACCCGCATGTTTGCGGACAGCGGCATCGATATCGCCGCCGTGCTGAAAGCTGCCGATGAAGGTGTGGACGACATGCCGACCGGTGCCCTCAATGCCCACGTCGATCTTGTCCGCATGAGCAAGCTTCTTGATCCGGTCTCCAGCCCCAATGTGCTGGCGCTGATCGAAGGCAGTGACCCCAAGCTGAAGAACGAGGTTGTGGTGCTGTCCGGCCACCTTGACCATGAAGGTATGAAGGAAGGGGCCGAAGGCGAGGACCATATCTACAATGGCGCCCTCGATAACAGCGCCGGTATCGCCACGATGCTGGAGGTTGCCCGCGCCTATATGTCAAACGGCATCCGCCCGCGCCGCTCGATCCTTTTCGCGGCAGTGGTGGCCGAGGAAGAAGGGCTTTTGGGCTCGGAATATCTGGCGCATTTCCCGCCGCCGGTCGGCGAGCTTGTGGCCAACGTGAACCTCGATATGCCGGTGCTCCTCTATGATTTCGCTGACCTGATCGCCTTCGGGGCCGACCGCTCGACCCTTGGCCCGATCACGGCTGCGGCACTCGCCAAGGCTGATATCACGCTCAGCCCCGATCCGATGCCGGATGAGGGTATTTTCACGCGGAGCGACCATTACCGCTTCGTGCAGAAGGGTGTGCCTGCGGTGATGCTCGCCACCGGCTTCGGCCTCACGGCGGACGGTGTGAAGGGGGCGGACGTGTTTGTCGACTTCCTTAAAAACACCTACCATACCCCGAAGGACCAGATGGACCTGCCGATCCGGTTCGATACGGCGGCCAAGTTTGCCCGCGTCAACTGGCTGATCCTCAACGAGATCGCCAACCGCGACGAAAAGCCGGAATGGAACGAAGGTGACTTCTTCGGCCAGACCTTTGCGGGCACGAAATAA
- a CDS encoding DsbA family protein, which translates to MSFESFVKAGAASWITSKARLNLQRMGTEIARRVRRQGHELTYFHRVDDPYSQLMVQVLPELKERFDVTIRPRVVERLPAAMYPDPARFEAYSILDSARLARLYGLGFPHTALVPDRLAIGMASRFLAANEAHPDFFGLAEEVGAAVWRQDVTAIRKLCAGADMGEQRLEENQKLLRWLGHYASGTIHYGGEFYPGLDRLDHLERRLNALGLGDGETHFELTRLWQYALSNLDRSITGRTVEFFFSVRSPYSYLAMEQAAKLVEAAGVSLRLRPVLPMVMRGLPVPAAKRRYIVFDAAREARLLGIPFGAIVDPVGAAAERALGIGMSLPNDGSDMAFFRSFMTAVWAEGVDGNSEKGMAYILEAAGLPARLARIEVDAGWRAKAERNRQDMLHAGSWGVPTFRVGGTTLWGQDRLWAVVEALRHD; encoded by the coding sequence ATGAGTTTCGAGAGTTTCGTCAAGGCCGGGGCTGCGAGCTGGATCACCAGCAAGGCGCGGCTCAATCTTCAGCGCATGGGCACCGAAATCGCCCGCCGGGTGCGCCGTCAGGGCCATGAGCTGACCTATTTCCACCGCGTGGATGATCCCTATAGTCAGCTGATGGTGCAGGTGCTGCCCGAGCTGAAGGAGCGGTTCGATGTGACGATCCGCCCGCGGGTGGTGGAACGCCTGCCGGCTGCCATGTATCCCGATCCGGCGCGATTCGAGGCCTATTCGATTCTCGATTCGGCGCGGCTCGCCCGGCTTTATGGCCTCGGCTTCCCGCACACGGCCTTGGTGCCTGACAGGCTGGCGATCGGCATGGCCAGCCGCTTCCTTGCCGCCAATGAGGCGCATCCGGATTTCTTCGGGCTTGCCGAGGAGGTGGGGGCGGCGGTCTGGCGGCAGGATGTGACGGCGATCCGCAAGCTTTGTGCTGGTGCCGACATGGGCGAGCAGCGGCTTGAGGAAAACCAGAAGCTGCTCCGCTGGCTTGGACATTACGCAAGCGGAACGATCCATTATGGCGGGGAATTCTATCCGGGCCTCGACCGGCTGGATCATCTGGAACGCCGCCTGAACGCGCTGGGGCTCGGTGACGGGGAAACCCATTTCGAGCTGACCCGCCTGTGGCAATATGCGCTATCGAACCTCGACCGTTCGATCACCGGTCGTACGGTCGAATTCTTCTTCTCGGTGCGCAGCCCCTACAGCTATCTCGCGATGGAGCAGGCGGCGAAGCTCGTGGAAGCCGCTGGCGTTTCCCTGCGCCTGCGGCCCGTGCTGCCGATGGTGATGCGCGGCCTGCCGGTGCCGGCGGCCAAGCGGCGCTATATCGTGTTCGATGCGGCGCGCGAGGCGCGGCTTCTGGGTATCCCGTTCGGGGCGATTGTCGACCCCGTAGGGGCAGCCGCCGAGCGTGCACTGGGTATCGGCATGTCGCTGCCGAATGACGGCAGTGACATGGCCTTTTTCCGCTCCTTCATGACAGCCGTATGGGCTGAGGGCGTGGACGGCAATTCCGAGAAGGGCATGGCCTATATCCTTGAAGCTGCAGGCCTGCCCGCGCGGCTTGCGCGGATCGAGGTCGATGCCGGCTGGCGGGCGAAAGCCGAGCGCAACCGGCAGGACATGCTGCATGCCGGCAGCTGGGGTGTGCCCACTTTCCGGGTCGGCGGCACCACGCTTTGGGGGCAGGACAGGCTCTGGGCCGTTGTCGAAGCCCTGCGGCACGACTGA
- a CDS encoding NfeD family protein, protein MELESGWLVANAHWLWWGAGLLLLAGEMVLPGVYLLWIGIAGIITGAFAFIWPGSGLEGQGVVFAVLAGASIYIASRYIYSRDTSSTVTSVNRKGQGHVGKVYVVVDAIANGRGHVQVGDSRWLAEGPDAAVGTPVRVVAVDGIVLIVAPLENTAGIDTVDDRSGSQLPGGDASR, encoded by the coding sequence ATGGAACTGGAAAGCGGCTGGCTTGTGGCAAACGCCCATTGGCTGTGGTGGGGCGCGGGGCTCCTGCTCCTTGCCGGGGAAATGGTTCTGCCCGGCGTATATCTCCTGTGGATCGGCATCGCCGGCATCATCACCGGTGCCTTCGCCTTCATCTGGCCGGGTAGCGGGCTTGAGGGGCAGGGCGTTGTCTTTGCAGTCCTCGCCGGTGCCTCCATCTATATTGCCAGCCGCTATATTTACAGCCGCGACACGTCCTCGACCGTGACAAGTGTCAACCGGAAGGGGCAGGGGCATGTCGGCAAGGTCTATGTCGTCGTTGATGCCATCGCCAACGGCCGCGGCCATGTGCAGGTGGGCGACAGCCGCTGGCTTGCCGAAGGGCCGGATGCCGCTGTCGGCACACCGGTGCGCGTGGTGGCGGTTGATGGCATTGTCCTGATCGTTGCTCCGCTTGAAAACACGGCGGGCATCGACACGGTTGATGATCGCAGCGGCAGCCAGCTGCCGGGAGGCGATGCCTCGCGATGA
- a CDS encoding SPFH domain-containing protein has product MELELPGIIVALLGFFAIVLVFSGVVTVRQGYEYTVERLGRYTETLQPGLHFIFPLIDRVGRKVNVMEQVLDIVSQEVITRDNAMVEADGVVFYQVMDAAQASYEVSNMTLAILNLTMTNIRTVMGSLDLDELLSKRDEINSRLMSVVDDATRPWGVKITRIEIKDITPPRDIVDSMARQMKAERDKRAAILTAEGQREAEILKAEGEKRAAILQAEGRREAAFKDAEAREREAEAEAKATQMVSDAIAQGDAQAINYFVAQKYVSALESFARSPNEKLVFMPMEAASVIGAIGGIKELLEETGKPTRNKGARTSVPDSNA; this is encoded by the coding sequence ATGGAATTGGAACTGCCGGGCATCATCGTTGCTCTTCTGGGCTTTTTCGCCATCGTTCTCGTTTTTTCGGGCGTCGTGACGGTGCGTCAGGGCTACGAATATACGGTTGAACGGCTTGGCCGCTATACCGAGACATTGCAGCCGGGCCTGCACTTCATCTTCCCGCTCATCGACCGGGTTGGCCGCAAGGTCAATGTGATGGAACAGGTGCTGGATATTGTCAGCCAGGAAGTGATCACCCGCGACAATGCGATGGTCGAGGCCGACGGCGTCGTGTTCTATCAGGTGATGGATGCAGCACAAGCCTCCTACGAAGTTTCGAACATGACGCTCGCTATCCTCAATCTCACCATGACCAACATCCGGACGGTGATGGGGTCCTTGGACCTCGACGAGCTTCTATCCAAACGCGACGAGATCAACAGCCGCCTGATGAGCGTGGTGGACGATGCCACCCGCCCGTGGGGGGTGAAGATCACCCGGATCGAGATCAAGGACATCACCCCGCCGCGCGATATCGTTGATTCGATGGCGCGCCAGATGAAAGCCGAACGCGACAAGCGTGCCGCGATATTGACCGCCGAAGGCCAGCGCGAGGCTGAAATCCTGAAAGCTGAAGGCGAGAAGCGCGCTGCCATCCTGCAGGCCGAGGGCCGCCGCGAAGCTGCCTTCAAGGATGCAGAAGCCCGCGAACGCGAAGCCGAGGCAGAGGCCAAGGCGACCCAGATGGTGTCAGACGCTATCGCGCAGGGCGATGCACAGGCCATCAATTACTTCGTGGCCCAGAAATATGTGTCGGCGCTTGAATCCTTCGCCCGTTCGCCGAACGAAAAGCTCGTCTTCATGCCGATGGAAGCAGCCAGCGTGATCGGCGCCATCGGCGGCATCAAGGAACTGCTTGAAGAGACCGGCAAGCCGACCCGCAATAAGGGCGCCCGGACAAGCGTACCCGACAGCAACGCATAA